One window of the Pyrus communis chromosome 17, drPyrComm1.1, whole genome shotgun sequence genome contains the following:
- the LOC137722681 gene encoding cyclin-dependent kinase F-4-like, with translation MDKLWITKQLGAGSFGTVFEARHQLTGEIVAIKHLRETFSSFEQCVSLPEVQSLSKLRHPNIVQLKDVIFEYDSVFLVFEYMQSSLLDLMMKMPTKFTEEQVRSICYQMFQGLAYMHKKGYFHRDLKPANVLVNDGARMVKIADLGSAKEIDAPPPYTDYGTTRPYRAPEVLLQSGLYGPKVDMWSMGAIMAELFSFRPLFPGQSPDDQIFKICSVIGSPTWESWPEGQLLAQNLNYQFPQLHGVGLPAMIPSASRSAIQLISSLCSWDPSARPTADEVLRHPFFVGNYKIPRAIPWRQSNILPTSNSIIFV, from the coding sequence ATGGACAAGTTGTGGATTACTAAGCAACTAGGCGCTGGTTCTTTCGGGACGGTATTTGAGGCGCGGCACCAACTGACGGGTGAAATCGTCGCAATCAAGCATCTGAGGGAGACATTCAGTTCCTTTGAGCAGTGCGTAAGCCTACCAGAAGTTCAGTCCCTTTCCAAGCTCAGGCACCCCAACATTGTCCAGTTGAAGGATGTCATCTTCGAATACGATTCTGTATTCCTTGTCTTCGAGTATATGCAGAGCAGTCTGCTTGATCTTATGATGAAAATGCCAACCAAATTCACCGAGGAACAAGTTAGAAGCATCTGCTATCAGATGTTTCAGGGCCTGGCTTACATGCACAAAAAGGGCTACTTCCACCGTGATTTGAAACCCGCTAACGTGTTGGTTAACGATGGTGCGCGTATGGTTAAGATTGCCGATTTGGGTTCTGCTAAGGAGATTGATGCACCTCCTCCCTATACAGACTACGGCACTACTCGTCCGTATCGTGCTCCTGAGGTGTTGCTTCAGTCAGGGTTGTATGGTCCTAAGGTCGATATGTGGTCAATGGGCGCCATCATGGCGGAGCTGTTTTCGTTCCGGCCTCTATTTCCCGGTCAAAGTCCTGATGATCAGATTTTCAAGATTTGCAGTGTCATTGGCAGTCCCACTTGGGAGTCTTGGCCAGAGGGACAGCTTCTTGCCCAAAACTTGAACTATCAGTTTCCACAGCTTCACGGTGTTGGTCTGCCTGCGATGATTCCTTCCGCGAGCAGATCTGCCATCCAGCTGATTTCTTCCCTTTGTTCTTGGGACCCTTCCGCGAGGCCTACTGCTGATGAAGTACTCCGACATCCCTTCTTCGTTGGCAACTACAAGATTCCACGCGCAATCCCTTGGAGACAAAGCAATATTCTGCCTACATCGAATTCTATTATTTTCGTGTAG
- the LOC137722679 gene encoding uncharacterized protein, whose amino-acid sequence MAAPFFSTPFQPYVYQSPQDAVTPFQILGGEAQLVQIMLKPDEKVVAKPGSMCFMSGSMELENVFVPENEGSMWQWIFGKTVISIVFRNAGQGDGFVGIGAPYLARVLPIDLAMFGGEILCQPDAFLCSVNDVKVSTTLDQRARNVIPGPEIFLRQKLSGRGLAFILGGGSVVQKNLEVGEVLSVDVSCIAAVTATVNIQIKFSGTMRRALFGSDNLVTAVLTGPGIVFIQSLPFHRFSQRIARAVTSPNMRENPKFYVQIAIFFFLAYVVIVSSLILTDV is encoded by the exons ATGGCTGCTCCGTTTTTCTCAACGCCTTTTCAGCCTTACGTTTACCAG AGTCCACAAGATGCCGTGACaccttttcaaattttgggtGGTGAAGCTCAACTGGTTCAG ATAATGTTGAAGCCAGACGAAAAGGTTGTAGCCAAGCCTG GTTCAATGTGCTTCATGTCTGGGTCGATGGAATTGGAAAATGTCTTTGTTCCTGAAAATGAAGGAAGCATGTGGCAGTGGATTTTTGGGAAGACAGTCATTAGCATAGTTTTTCGTAATGCTGGTCAAGGTGATGGATTTGTTGGAATTGGTGCACCTTATCTTGCTAGAGTTCTCCCG ATTGATTTGGCTATGTttggtggagagattttgtgccag CCAGATGCATTCCTTTGTTCTGTGAATGATGTTAAAGTCAGTACTACACTCGACCAAAGGGCACGTAATGTTATTCCTGGTCCAGAG ATATTTCTAAGACAGAAGCTGTCTGGCCGAGGTCTTGCATTTATCCTTGGAGGTGGATCTG TTGTACAGAAAAATCTTGAAGTCGGCGAGGTGTTATCTGTTGATGTGTCTTGTATAGCTGCCGTGACTGCTACAGTTAATATCCAAATCAAATTTAGTGGTACCATGAGAAGAGCACTGTTTGGT AGTGACAATCTGGTAACTGCTGTTCTAACTGGGCCAGGCATCGTCTTCATTCAGAGTTTACCTTTTCATCGATTTTCTCAGCGTATTGctag GGCTGTTACATCTCCAAACATGAGGGAAAACCCGAAGTTCTACGTGCAGATagccattttctttttcctggcATATGTTGTGATTGTATCTTCGTTAATCTTGACCGATGTATGA